DNA sequence from the Alkaliphilus metalliredigens QYMF genome:
TATCCTCACTAAAAGTAGGGTTCAATGTTCCCTGGCTTAATAGCAGTTCCATTAATTTGGCATTGCCAGAGGGAATATAACCTTCTACAGCGTTGACTGTCAGTGTTACTATATTATTGTCATCAAAAAAAATATTAAATTCTGCCCTATCTCCTTGTCTCAAGTTCAAAGCTTCTAGATAATCAGTATATATGGTGAGTTGATTTACATTAATTGTATAATCTGTATCTAACACTAGATTTTCACTTCCATACATTACATCTGTGACACTGACAGCATTTCCCCATGTGATTATAGTGAATACGTCAGCTGGGGTTGTCAGCTCATAGTTCATTGAAGCCGGATTGATGGTTGGGATAAGTGGGGTCACAATATCCACTGTAAATGTAGTGATTTTGTTTTCATAAGTGACGGTGATAACCTGATTGTCTTTTTCTACACTACTGTTAAATCCACTGATATTAGCTGCGGTGACGCTCAGTGATGCCGTAGAAGTATCGCTGTATTCACCCGTTACTACTAGACCAGTTAAATCCAAGGTCTCATTTACATAGTAGATAACCTTGTCGGGCTGACTGGTCACTCGTATTCTTTCTAGCGTTACCGGTTCGGTGACTATGATGTTACCTATGATAGCTAAAACAGAGCTAAAATACTTGTCACCTTCTTTGGTTACCGTAATCGTTGCTGTTCCTACCTGCACTGCAGTGACAATACTTTCATTCTCCACCGTCAACCCACTTCCAGTAACACTGTAGGTGATGGCACCTGTGGTACTTCCACCCGTCACTGAGCTGCTGAGATCAAAGGTTTCATTTACTGTCATGTTGGTGGGCACGCCAGTAATGATGAGGTGTGCCTGTTCTTTTCCCTCTGGACCATACACACCTGCGATATCTATGCCTTTCTTATCTTTTGCCCCTGCACCTTGTATGGTGCAGTTGGTATAGGGTTTTTCCACCCCTGTGGGTACCAGTGCATTGGTGCCGTATGTTGTAAATACCACAGTAGGATTGTCATTGCCGTCACCTGCTATTTTTAAGGTACCAGTGCCTGAACTGCCGCTTCCTGAGCCAATATCCCATCCATTTTGACGCCCCATTATTGGTCCACCGCCTGTTGCGGTAATCTGGGCATTCCCTGAAATATTGATTGTACCACTGCCACCGCTGGGACCGCCACCGATACCGGCACCACTGCTTCCGCCTACTGCAGTAACAGTTCCTCCTGAAATATTAATTATACCGCCACTGCCCTCAAAACCTCCACCGATGCCTGCTCCATAATCACCGCCTGTTGCAGTGACAATTCCTCCTGAAATATTGATTGCGCCACCATAGCCGCCGCTACTGACTCCACGACCACCACCACCAATGCCTGCTCCACTGTTTCCTCCCATGGCTGTTACCGTACCACCTAAAATGTTGATTGTACCTGCATCTTGACCCCAGCCACCGCCAATACCTGCACTAGAACTACCTATGACAACACTCTTGGCGGTTAATCTACCAGACCCGTTGATAGTTAAAACTGCTCCAGCGGGCACCTTTAACCCTGCTTGCATCAAGCCACTGCTTAAGGAATTGTTTCCTATTAAAGTGAGGTTAATAGTAGCACCGCTCATATCAAAAGCGCACTGATTAATGCTAGTTCTACTAATGTCTACATTGGACAAAGTAATATTTGCCGTTACTCCACTACTCACCAAAACCCTATTGGTTGTAGTGGTACCAGTGATAGTGATTGTATCATCTGCATAAACATGCTGTGTTACACTTCCATGTGTTACTGCAATCTTACCAGTATATTCTCCTGTTCCTGATGCTAAGGTTATATTCCCCCCACTTATGTCAAAGGTATAGTCAGTAGAACTAATGCTTGCAGCATCCGCATACATTGGCAGTCCTGCCGGGGCTATCACTGATAATACCAGTGTCAGAATTATAACCAGGGCTAACCTTTGTTTCTTTTTCATACTTCATCTCCTCCATTTTTATCTTGAAATCTTTAAACCCTTCTGTAGTGCTTTAGGTTAAAGTTTTTTATAGTATATCAAAGCCCTCTGACAGGATTCTTACAAAAGATGTCTATAAAATCACAAAATACTTGA
Encoded proteins:
- a CDS encoding stalk domain-containing protein: MKKKQRLALVIILTLVLSVIAPAGLPMYADAASISSTDYTFDISGGNITLASGTGEYTGKIAVTHGSVTQHVYADDTITITGTTTTNRVLVSSGVTANITLSNVDISRTSINQCAFDMSGATINLTLIGNNSLSSGLMQAGLKVPAGAVLTINGSGRLTAKSVVIGSSSAGIGGGWGQDAGTINILGGTVTAMGGNSGAGIGGGGRGVSSGGYGGAINISGGIVTATGGDYGAGIGGGFEGSGGIINISGGTVTAVGGSSGAGIGGGPSGGSGTINISGNAQITATGGGPIMGRQNGWDIGSGSGSSGTGTLKIAGDGNDNPTVVFTTYGTNALVPTGVEKPYTNCTIQGAGAKDKKGIDIAGVYGPEGKEQAHLIITGVPTNMTVNETFDLSSSVTGGSTTGAITYSVTGSGLTVENESIVTAVQVGTATITVTKEGDKYFSSVLAIIGNIIVTEPVTLERIRVTSQPDKVIYYVNETLDLTGLVVTGEYSDTSTASLSVTAANISGFNSSVEKDNQVITVTYENKITTFTVDIVTPLIPTINPASMNYELTTPADVFTIITWGNAVSVTDVMYGSENLVLDTDYTINVNQLTIYTDYLEALNLRQGDRAEFNIFFDDNNIVTLTVNAVEGYIPSGNAKLMELLLSQGTLNPTFSEDIVSYSANVGSGISSMNVTTVIEDSNATVAINGNSVASGSVIPISLNTGNNTITIVVTAENGSIKTYTIIVNRASSNAGGSINSSSRDGSSTQNLAIVKTNPTEAIEGIAYSYSFIATGGGKGYSFKITSGALPEGLTLSKDGVISGTPTKAGTYQYTITVTDQNGRVVRHSFTQVIGEEVEEEIQKEPLEKEDPPKKQIRLTLGRLETQIDDEIYLLDTIPFIEGESNRTLVPIKFISEALGAKVTWLSETEQVLIIEGETEILLTIGSKEVLVNGEIILIETEPRIMSPGRTFVPLRFVSEILGATVEYDEVTREITIIK